From the Halalkalicoccus sp. CGA53 genome, one window contains:
- a CDS encoding COX15/CtaA family protein, producing the protein MNGRLRSLLLATTATTSALILIGIYTAAAGAGLTCEARWPLCDGAVFGLFPANWPSFIEWFHRLIAMVAGFLVIGAAYGAWRWESDRRVRLSVTLALVLFPVQALLGAGTVLQYTFVYLTAHLSTALVIFASLALATLWSYGDDAVSVARVRYALLAVVGAVPVMLALSPGLFFVHTPVVQVVYNAAGLLAFTGFVVVAAWSALLSAKGRLDALRVVSSVGAVVVGLQLLVGRFVYTELIQLLDAATLVATAVLAICALTLASRVEPRRPRLAERTS; encoded by the coding sequence GTGAACGGCCGGCTCCGTTCGCTGCTGCTCGCCACGACGGCGACGACCTCCGCCCTGATCCTGATCGGGATCTACACCGCCGCGGCCGGTGCGGGACTGACCTGCGAGGCGCGCTGGCCGCTCTGTGACGGCGCGGTCTTCGGGCTGTTCCCGGCGAACTGGCCGAGCTTCATCGAGTGGTTCCACCGGCTGATCGCGATGGTCGCCGGCTTCCTGGTGATCGGCGCTGCCTACGGCGCCTGGCGCTGGGAGTCCGATCGCAGAGTACGGCTCTCCGTGACGCTCGCGCTCGTCCTCTTTCCCGTGCAGGCGTTACTCGGCGCGGGGACCGTCCTCCAGTACACGTTCGTCTACCTCACCGCCCACCTCTCGACCGCGCTGGTGATCTTCGCCTCGCTCGCGCTCGCAACGCTCTGGTCCTACGGGGACGACGCCGTCTCCGTCGCCCGCGTCCGATACGCCCTGCTCGCCGTCGTCGGCGCGGTTCCGGTGATGCTCGCGCTCTCGCCGGGACTCTTCTTCGTACACACTCCCGTCGTGCAGGTCGTCTATAACGCCGCCGGCTTGCTCGCGTTCACCGGTTTCGTGGTCGTCGCGGCGTGGAGCGCGCTGCTCTCCGCGAAGGGTCGTCTCGACGCTCTTCGGGTCGTCTCGTCGGTGGGGGCGGTCGTCGTCGGCCTCCAGCTGCTGGTCGGGCGGTTCGTCTATACCGAGCTGATCCAGCTCCTCGACGCGGCGACGCTCGTGGCGACGGCCGTGCTCGCGATCTGCGCGCTCACGCTCGCCTCCCGCGTCGAGCCCCGACGGCCGCGGCTCGCCGAACGGACCTCCTGA
- a CDS encoding DUF5615 family PIN-like protein — MIGRTPVTEWCFLIDENLGRQVATYLVAEGSRGEHVSDALFPGADDFEDILPYARKEDLIVVTNDVLGFKPLSEDQHEGIVIVYNQRLSPWSIATGLFRLIERYSDRGSLPGTEVLDPYVE, encoded by the coding sequence GTGATCGGGAGAACCCCCGTGACCGAGTGGTGCTTTCTCATCGACGAGAACCTGGGCAGGCAGGTCGCGACCTACCTCGTGGCAGAGGGTAGCCGGGGCGAACACGTCTCCGACGCGCTGTTTCCCGGTGCGGACGACTTCGAGGACATCCTCCCATACGCTCGCAAAGAGGACCTCATCGTCGTCACGAACGACGTCCTCGGTTTCAAACCGCTCTCGGAGGACCAACACGAGGGAATCGTCATCGTCTACAACCAGCGTCTGTCGCCGTGGTCGATCGCGACCGGTCTCTTTCGACTGATTGAGCGCTATTCCGATCGTGGCTCGCTCCCCGGTACGGAGGTACTCGATCCGTACGTCGAGTAA
- a CDS encoding reverse transcriptase-like protein: protein MATYGRRSLRDRFDLASTPHIAHPPRTHHRDFYVATDGSFRRATGEAGLGVVIETRDGARVARRALSTVAPDNNVAEYQALDLGLDLLAAHAPPSARVGVLLDHDQLASNVNLATLTRRQPDWESLSELCVPPASQSHWRSIRARLDSFGELRAAVLDGGENPAHPLANTPERYDHVNREPVRPTSAPSVQVPPPSRADRHATGQADD, encoded by the coding sequence ATGGCCACCTACGGCCGTCGGTCCCTCCGTGATCGCTTCGACCTGGCGTCGACCCCGCACATCGCCCACCCGCCACGAACCCACCACCGCGACTTCTACGTCGCGACGGACGGCTCGTTCCGCCGTGCGACGGGCGAGGCGGGTCTCGGGGTCGTGATCGAGACGCGAGACGGCGCGCGCGTCGCCCGGCGTGCGCTCTCGACCGTCGCCCCGGACAACAACGTCGCCGAGTACCAGGCGCTCGACCTCGGCCTCGACCTCCTCGCCGCCCACGCGCCGCCCTCGGCTCGCGTCGGCGTCCTCCTGGATCACGACCAGCTCGCGAGCAACGTCAACCTGGCGACGCTCACCCGGCGCCAGCCCGACTGGGAGTCGCTCTCGGAGCTCTGCGTCCCGCCCGCCAGTCAGTCACACTGGCGGTCGATCCGCGCGCGACTCGACTCCTTCGGCGAGCTCCGTGCGGCGGTCCTCGACGGCGGCGAGAACCCGGCCCACCCGCTCGCGAACACCCCAGAGCGCTACGACCACGTCAACCGAGAGCCGGTGCGCCCGACGTCGGCTCCCTCCGTGCAGGTCCCACCGCCCTCCCGCGCCGACCGCCACGCGACCGGTCAGGCCGACGACTGA
- a CDS encoding GNAT family N-acetyltransferase has protein sequence MGEGVGTWLLEAGLDRVPEPTTAVVLESFEANETGRSFYESRGFTKRGSTAFEIAEDSYPSVIYERGL, from the coding sequence GTGGGGGAGGGAGTCGGGACGTGGCTCCTGGAGGCGGGGCTCGACCGCGTCCCGGAGCCGACGACGGCGGTCGTCCTCGAGAGCTTCGAGGCGAACGAGACGGGTCGATCGTTCTACGAGTCACGTGGGTTCACGAAACGGGGATCGACGGCGTTCGAGATCGCAGAGGACTCCTATCCCTCGGTGATCTACGAACGAGGGCTGTGA
- a CDS encoding DUF2150 family protein — translation MSTPPEAFYSEERWQNWIDRIEDEELDPEDEGSARLLLNLQDDAAIAVAKVLSAHEEGTLDDEEAMDELAEIREIVLAEPGIEDEETAFLIDGVQTSLLCVFAAAEEFVAAGPVEEGEPHAYVQAAADAEAEEEFDAALAYCVQAGTLIIDGEDLDFEVLGEFEYGLVSEWVNGLDSLQSAVRDPEVIEEE, via the coding sequence ATGAGCACACCACCGGAGGCGTTCTACTCGGAAGAGCGGTGGCAGAACTGGATCGACCGGATCGAGGACGAGGAGCTCGATCCCGAGGACGAGGGGTCTGCGCGGCTCCTGTTGAACCTGCAGGACGACGCCGCCATCGCGGTCGCGAAGGTCCTCTCGGCCCACGAGGAGGGGACGCTCGACGACGAGGAAGCGATGGACGAACTCGCGGAGATCAGGGAGATCGTCCTCGCGGAGCCGGGGATCGAGGACGAGGAGACGGCGTTCCTGATCGACGGCGTTCAAACCAGCCTGCTCTGTGTCTTCGCCGCCGCCGAGGAGTTCGTCGCCGCCGGGCCCGTCGAGGAGGGCGAGCCCCACGCCTACGTCCAGGCGGCCGCCGACGCCGAGGCCGAAGAGGAGTTCGACGCGGCGCTCGCCTACTGCGTCCAGGCGGGCACGCTGATCATCGACGGCGAGGACCTCGACTTCGAGGTGCTCGGCGAGTTCGAGTACGGACTCGTCTCCGAGTGGGTCAACGGCCTCGACAGCCTCCAGAGCGCGGTACGAGACCCGGAAGTCATCGAAGAGGAGTAG
- a CDS encoding NYN domain-containing protein: protein MKRFLERAIDLDRAPRVGLFVDGPNVLREEFDVDLDDVRAAAERFGSLSVTRLYLDEHATPGLIQAGEARGFEVVITSGDVDVRLAIDATELICEEAFEVLVVVSRDTDFKPVVELAGRRGVETVAVAPGLHGRSDALANAAGEAFSLGE, encoded by the coding sequence ATGAAGCGGTTTCTGGAGCGAGCGATCGACCTCGACCGAGCCCCGCGTGTCGGGCTGTTCGTCGACGGTCCGAACGTCCTCAGGGAGGAGTTCGACGTCGACCTGGACGACGTGCGGGCGGCCGCCGAGCGTTTCGGCTCGCTCTCGGTCACCCGGCTCTACCTCGACGAACACGCGACGCCGGGGCTGATCCAGGCGGGCGAGGCCCGCGGCTTCGAGGTGGTGATCACGAGCGGTGACGTCGACGTCAGGCTGGCGATCGACGCGACCGAACTGATCTGCGAGGAGGCGTTCGAGGTACTGGTCGTCGTCTCCCGCGATACGGACTTCAAACCCGTCGTCGAGCTCGCGGGCCGCCGAGGCGTCGAGACGGTCGCAGTCGCGCCGGGGCTGCACGGCCGTTCGGACGCGCTCGCGAACGCCGCTGGCGAGGCGTTCTCCCTCGGCGAGTGA
- the hmgB gene encoding hydroxymethylglutaryl-CoA synthase has translation MTEVGIDAIEIRTGKLRLDLPGEFAPVKGDDPEKYTKGLGLYASSFPDVYEDIVTMGANAAYELMRREGLSPEDIGRIDVATESAFDHSKPVSTYIAGCLEKVFDGDFHHANKGERKFACVAGTQSIDDAYNWIKAGRNRGRAALVIATDTALYARNDPGEATQGAGAVAMLIDEEPDIVSLSTEQGYGSADETDFLKPNQQFPSVDGKRSVQVYLARMREALEDYESMVGRTHPDDFAYIPFHTPFPGMVRKAALFGYRHMIRDTEIEDELADEIGRQPRAEDYEYDEEFTEAMTVYMDDLKRTEAYQEWYDRVIDPTLTISREVGNWYTGSVHIARASALKTALDEGVDLTGERLLVGSYGSGAQAEIHVERVNENWAEKIARMPIDEQLDARYDISFEEYERVHDVHNHDVETGTEVEEFTVPDGEFVFDGWGRMNERKYRFVE, from the coding sequence ATGACCGAGGTCGGCATCGACGCGATCGAGATACGTACCGGCAAGCTTCGGCTCGACCTCCCCGGGGAGTTCGCGCCCGTGAAAGGCGACGACCCCGAGAAGTACACCAAGGGACTCGGCCTCTACGCGAGCTCCTTCCCCGACGTCTACGAGGACATCGTGACGATGGGCGCGAACGCCGCCTACGAACTCATGCGCCGGGAGGGACTGTCTCCCGAAGACATCGGCCGAATCGACGTCGCCACCGAGAGCGCATTCGACCACTCGAAACCCGTCTCGACGTACATCGCGGGCTGTCTGGAGAAGGTCTTCGACGGGGACTTCCACCACGCGAACAAGGGCGAGCGGAAGTTCGCCTGTGTCGCGGGCACCCAGTCGATCGACGACGCCTACAACTGGATCAAAGCGGGGCGCAACAGGGGCCGAGCGGCGCTCGTCATCGCCACCGACACCGCGCTCTACGCGCGTAACGACCCCGGCGAAGCTACGCAAGGCGCGGGCGCGGTCGCGATGCTGATCGACGAGGAGCCCGACATCGTGAGCCTCTCGACCGAGCAGGGATATGGAAGCGCAGACGAGACCGACTTCCTCAAACCGAACCAGCAGTTTCCCTCGGTCGACGGAAAACGCTCGGTGCAGGTCTACCTCGCCCGGATGCGCGAGGCGTTAGAGGACTACGAGTCGATGGTCGGCCGGACCCACCCCGACGACTTCGCCTACATTCCCTTCCATACACCGTTCCCCGGGATGGTCCGGAAGGCAGCGCTGTTCGGCTACCGCCACATGATCCGCGATACGGAAATCGAGGACGAACTCGCCGACGAGATCGGCCGCCAGCCCCGCGCCGAGGACTACGAGTACGACGAGGAGTTCACCGAGGCGATGACCGTCTACATGGACGACCTCAAACGGACCGAGGCGTACCAGGAGTGGTACGACCGGGTGATCGACCCGACGCTCACCATCTCGCGTGAGGTGGGCAACTGGTACACCGGCTCGGTCCACATCGCCCGCGCGAGCGCGCTCAAGACCGCCCTCGACGAGGGTGTCGATCTCACCGGCGAGCGCCTCCTGGTAGGTTCCTACGGCAGCGGCGCGCAGGCCGAGATCCACGTCGAGCGGGTGAACGAGAACTGGGCGGAGAAGATCGCCCGAATGCCGATCGACGAACAGCTCGACGCGCGCTACGACATCAGCTTCGAGGAGTACGAGCGCGTCCACGACGTCCACAACCACGACGTCGAGACCGGCACCGAGGTCGAGGAGTTCACCGTACCTGACGGCGAGTTCGTCTTCGACGGCTGGGGCCGGATGAACGAGCGGAAGTACCGGTTCGTGGAGTAG
- a CDS encoding TatD family hydrolase, with amino-acid sequence MSEFETPVLDNHLHLDPVRGRGIEAVKEFARAGGTHLLVVNKPSWHLGDLPTGRDSFEPVFETTVEAVERATDVLPGRAWPVLGVHPALISRLVDAGSTPEEAREVMGEGIDLAAAYVESGRALALKSGRPHYEIDEEVWEASNGVLRHALARGAERDCVVQLHTESSEDLTEIAEWAEERGLAREKVVKHFAGGRLEGPTPSVISRREELRRAAEGGEPFLMETDFIDDPDRPGAVLGPKTVPRRVEWLREEGYGVGIETAHVETPRRLYDIDTWAELA; translated from the coding sequence ATGAGCGAGTTCGAGACGCCGGTCCTCGACAACCACCTCCACCTCGATCCGGTCCGCGGTCGCGGGATCGAGGCGGTGAAGGAGTTCGCCCGCGCGGGCGGGACGCACCTCCTCGTCGTCAACAAACCCTCCTGGCACCTCGGTGACCTCCCGACGGGGAGAGACTCCTTCGAGCCGGTCTTCGAGACCACCGTCGAGGCGGTCGAGCGCGCAACCGACGTGCTACCCGGACGTGCGTGGCCGGTCCTCGGGGTTCACCCCGCCCTCATCTCTCGGCTCGTCGACGCGGGATCGACGCCCGAGGAGGCCCGCGAGGTGATGGGCGAGGGGATCGACCTCGCCGCGGCGTACGTCGAGTCGGGACGGGCGCTCGCGCTCAAGTCCGGCCGGCCACACTACGAGATCGACGAGGAGGTGTGGGAGGCCTCGAACGGGGTGTTACGACACGCGCTCGCGCGCGGGGCCGAACGCGACTGCGTCGTCCAGCTCCACACCGAGTCGAGCGAGGACCTCACGGAGATCGCGGAGTGGGCCGAGGAGCGAGGGCTCGCGCGCGAGAAGGTCGTGAAACACTTCGCGGGCGGTCGGCTCGAGGGACCGACCCCGAGCGTGATCAGCCGGAGGGAGGAACTCCGACGGGCGGCGGAGGGTGGTGAGCCGTTCCTGATGGAGACCGACTTCATCGACGACCCCGACCGTCCCGGGGCGGTGCTCGGTCCGAAGACGGTCCCCCGCAGGGTCGAGTGGCTGCGCGAGGAAGGCTACGGAGTGGGGATCGAGACGGCGCACGTCGAAACCCCGAGACGGCTCTACGATATCGATACATGGGCCGAACTCGCGTAG
- a CDS encoding GNAT family N-acetyltransferase, with amino-acid sequence MEYRPYDPERDREGLWACKRAFELGLGSGTGDDAKTETYEGKLTDRYRERYLAWVDRCVADDPGCVAVAVEEDVVGYVFVLPGELSLIWDSAVVNELYVDPEHRGTGVADELIEAAYAVAREQDLPLDRIVLDVDRANERARAFYARHGFEHWGEMVAREL; translated from the coding sequence ATGGAGTACAGGCCGTACGACCCGGAGCGGGACCGTGAAGGGCTGTGGGCGTGTAAGCGTGCGTTCGAACTCGGCCTCGGGTCAGGTACCGGAGACGACGCGAAGACCGAGACGTACGAGGGGAAACTCACCGACCGGTACAGGGAGCGGTATCTCGCGTGGGTCGATCGGTGCGTCGCGGACGACCCCGGCTGTGTGGCCGTCGCCGTCGAGGAGGACGTCGTCGGCTACGTCTTCGTCCTCCCCGGAGAGCTCTCGCTGATCTGGGACTCCGCAGTGGTAAACGAACTCTACGTCGATCCCGAGCACCGGGGAACCGGCGTGGCCGACGAGCTGATCGAGGCGGCCTACGCGGTCGCGCGCGAACAGGACCTCCCCCTCGACAGGATCGTCCTCGACGTCGATCGGGCGAACGAGCGCGCGCGAGCGTTCTACGCCCGCCACGGCTTCGAACACTGGGGGGAGATGGTCGCCAGGGAGCTGTGA
- a CDS encoding pyridoxamine 5'-phosphate oxidase family protein — MEEFEYTYTGGMSDEAVGRRLREANTATLALAEGNEAYAIPVAIHYEEDAVYLRLAVQPGSTKRGFLAATDRACLLVYDDDPLEESWSVLVRGPIEPATEADRETIGDVETKFVPLRVFGEPIEDLEPRLFALRVETITGRTA, encoded by the coding sequence ATGGAGGAGTTCGAGTACACCTACACCGGAGGGATGAGCGACGAGGCAGTCGGGCGGCGACTGCGAGAGGCGAACACCGCCACGCTCGCGCTCGCGGAGGGAAACGAGGCCTACGCCATCCCGGTCGCGATCCACTACGAGGAGGACGCTGTCTACCTCCGACTCGCGGTCCAGCCGGGAAGTACGAAACGGGGGTTCCTCGCTGCGACCGACCGCGCCTGCCTCCTCGTCTACGACGACGACCCTCTGGAGGAGTCCTGGAGCGTCCTCGTCAGGGGGCCGATCGAGCCCGCCACCGAGGCCGACCGCGAAACGATCGGGGACGTCGAGACGAAGTTCGTCCCGCTCCGGGTCTTCGGCGAACCGATCGAGGACCTCGAACCGCGGCTGTTCGCGCTCCGCGTCGAGACGATAACGGGAAGGACAGCCTGA
- a CDS encoding M24 family metallopeptidase, whose translation MREERLDRYLDERELEAVWFAEPASFAWLTGGDNVVSRGERVGVAAAGYTGSGVEVVTDSIEAARLREEELASETTVTEFPWYETTLAEAVRRRSPTPAAADFEVEGMTRIDASTLRQPLSDRDIDGYWSLGRDAAAAVEGVCREVTPETTEREVAASLRGALFAHGIDSPVVLVGGRYRAPRYRHYTPTDVEVGDYALVSVTTERDGLFASLTRTVAFDPPEWLAERHRAAAEVEARALAATRRVGLDDGTAGEVFDAIRAGYADVGWPDEWRHHHQGGAAGFSGREWIARPGGEEAVHLPMAYAWNPTVRGAKGEDTVLVAEEGFEVLTTTDEWPTETVRVGDRDLDRPAIYHAND comes from the coding sequence ATGCGAGAGGAACGTCTCGATCGGTACCTCGACGAACGGGAGCTGGAGGCCGTCTGGTTCGCCGAACCGGCGAGCTTCGCGTGGCTCACCGGCGGTGACAACGTGGTCAGCCGCGGGGAGCGCGTCGGCGTCGCTGCCGCTGGCTACACCGGATCGGGAGTGGAGGTGGTGACGGACTCGATCGAGGCCGCCAGGCTGAGAGAGGAGGAACTCGCTTCCGAGACCACGGTCACCGAGTTCCCCTGGTACGAGACGACGCTCGCGGAGGCGGTGAGAAGGCGATCCCCGACGCCTGCAGCGGCGGACTTCGAGGTCGAGGGGATGACGCGGATCGACGCCTCGACACTCCGTCAGCCGCTCTCCGATCGCGATATCGACGGCTACTGGTCGCTCGGGCGCGACGCGGCGGCGGCGGTCGAGGGCGTCTGTCGGGAGGTCACTCCCGAGACGACCGAACGAGAGGTCGCGGCGTCGCTCCGCGGGGCGCTCTTCGCTCACGGAATCGACTCGCCAGTCGTCCTCGTGGGAGGGAGGTATCGCGCGCCGCGCTATCGTCACTACACCCCGACCGACGTCGAGGTCGGCGACTACGCGCTCGTCTCCGTGACGACCGAACGCGACGGGCTGTTCGCCAGCCTCACCCGGACGGTAGCGTTCGACCCGCCCGAGTGGCTCGCAGAGAGACACCGAGCAGCGGCGGAGGTCGAAGCGAGGGCGCTCGCGGCCACCCGCCGGGTCGGACTCGACGACGGGACGGCGGGCGAGGTCTTCGACGCGATCCGGGCGGGGTACGCCGACGTGGGCTGGCCCGACGAGTGGCGTCACCACCACCAGGGCGGGGCGGCCGGGTTCTCCGGGCGGGAGTGGATCGCGAGGCCGGGGGGCGAAGAGGCGGTCCACCTCCCGATGGCCTACGCCTGGAACCCTACGGTGAGAGGAGCGAAGGGAGAAGACACTGTCCTCGTCGCCGAGGAGGGGTTCGAGGTACTCACGACGACGGACGAGTGGCCGACCGAGACGGTCCGGGTGGGCGACCGCGACCTCGATCGGCCGGCGATCTATCACGCGAACGACTGA
- a CDS encoding helix-turn-helix domain-containing protein, with the protein MSGDRSPRADLAEKIAGEVTLSDDPGATLRKWRTDFSVSQTDLARELDVSSSVVSDYESGRRESPGIGVVSRIVVALLDIDERRGGDRIRQYGRVLSAGFESDVVYDLREYSATVPITRFYGAIGASELVSGTFERISGHTVINSIEAITTLSSDEFYRLYGQSTNRALVFTDVTRGESPLVALRVVTPTPNAVVLHGLGEEAVWEHAADLARIDGFSLAVCETGLEELLEELREFP; encoded by the coding sequence ATGAGCGGGGATCGGAGCCCGCGCGCGGACCTAGCGGAGAAGATCGCCGGCGAGGTGACGCTGAGCGACGACCCCGGGGCGACACTCCGGAAGTGGCGCACGGACTTCTCGGTCTCACAGACCGACCTCGCTCGCGAACTCGACGTCTCCTCCTCGGTGGTCTCGGACTACGAGAGCGGGCGGCGCGAGAGCCCCGGCATCGGCGTTGTGAGCCGGATCGTCGTCGCACTGCTCGACATCGACGAACGGCGAGGCGGCGACCGGATCCGCCAGTACGGTCGGGTGCTCTCGGCGGGCTTCGAGAGCGACGTCGTCTACGATCTCAGGGAGTACTCGGCGACGGTCCCGATCACCCGGTTCTACGGTGCCATCGGCGCGAGCGAACTCGTTTCCGGTACCTTCGAGCGGATCAGCGGCCACACCGTGATCAACAGCATCGAGGCGATCACGACGCTCTCGTCCGACGAGTTCTACCGGTTGTACGGACAGTCGACGAACCGAGCGCTCGTCTTCACCGACGTCACTCGCGGGGAGTCCCCGCTGGTCGCACTCCGCGTGGTGACCCCGACGCCGAACGCGGTCGTCCTCCACGGACTCGGTGAAGAGGCGGTCTGGGAACACGCCGCCGACCTCGCCAGGATCGACGGCTTCTCGCTCGCCGTGTGTGAGACCGGGTTAGAGGAGCTGCTGGAGGAACTCCGGGAGTTTCCGTGA
- a CDS encoding replication factor C large subunit, whose protein sequence is MADWTETYRPTTLSEVRGNDKARDALYEWADTWESHRTAVIVHGSPGVGKTSAAHALAADMGWPTIELNASDQRTANVIERVAGEAAMSGTLTGGGAGRKLVILDEADNIHGTYDRGGARAVTRLVKEAGQPMVLIANEFYDMSRGLRDACETIEFRDVSSRSIVPVLRDICRKEGVEYDEEALKAIAEQTSGDLRSAVNDLQALAESHERLTTEAVVTGERDRSLGIFEFMDDLFKEESPEGALRASYAVDETPDDLINWIEDNVPKVYEGPELSGAYESIGRADVWLGRVRASQNYSYWRYAADNMTAGVAAARQEPKGGWTRYGPPSYWSKLGRSRAARDRRDYVARKIAETGGISMASARREVLPFLSTMTHHCKNRELTVAMAARYDLAEEHVAFVTGSGKDTRKVESIVEEAAERRGEAVVEGSGGAFEPGERTEESEESDAPAREGDDEGERSERETGTEDGAGDGDGDPPEPANDQSGLSDFV, encoded by the coding sequence ATGGCCGACTGGACCGAGACGTACCGCCCGACGACGCTCTCGGAGGTGCGCGGCAACGACAAAGCTCGGGACGCGCTCTACGAGTGGGCCGACACGTGGGAGAGCCACCGGACGGCGGTGATCGTCCACGGCAGTCCGGGTGTAGGAAAGACCTCGGCCGCGCACGCGCTGGCCGCGGACATGGGCTGGCCGACGATCGAACTCAACGCGAGCGACCAGCGCACGGCGAACGTCATCGAACGGGTCGCCGGCGAGGCGGCGATGAGCGGAACGTTGACGGGGGGCGGAGCGGGCAGGAAGCTCGTGATCCTCGACGAGGCGGACAACATCCACGGGACCTACGACCGCGGCGGCGCACGGGCGGTGACCCGGCTCGTGAAGGAGGCGGGCCAGCCGATGGTGCTGATCGCCAACGAGTTCTACGACATGTCCCGCGGGCTCAGGGACGCCTGCGAGACGATCGAGTTCCGCGACGTATCTTCTAGATCCATCGTCCCGGTGCTGCGGGACATCTGCCGGAAGGAGGGCGTCGAGTACGACGAGGAGGCGTTGAAGGCGATCGCGGAGCAGACCAGCGGCGACCTCCGGTCGGCGGTGAACGACCTCCAGGCGCTCGCCGAGAGCCACGAGAGACTCACCACCGAGGCGGTCGTCACCGGCGAGCGCGATCGATCGCTGGGGATCTTCGAGTTCATGGACGATCTCTTCAAGGAGGAAAGCCCCGAGGGCGCGTTACGCGCCTCTTACGCGGTGGACGAGACGCCCGACGACCTGATCAACTGGATCGAGGACAACGTCCCGAAGGTGTACGAGGGGCCAGAGCTCTCGGGTGCGTACGAGTCGATCGGCCGCGCCGACGTCTGGCTCGGCCGCGTGCGGGCGAGTCAGAACTACAGCTACTGGCGGTACGCCGCGGACAACATGACCGCCGGCGTCGCGGCCGCCCGACAGGAGCCGAAAGGTGGCTGGACGCGCTACGGACCGCCGAGCTACTGGTCGAAGCTCGGTCGGTCGCGCGCGGCCCGCGATCGGCGGGACTACGTCGCCAGGAAGATCGCCGAGACGGGAGGGATCAGCATGGCGAGTGCGCGCAGGGAGGTCCTCCCGTTCCTCTCGACGATGACCCATCACTGTAAGAACCGGGAGCTGACGGTGGCGATGGCCGCACGGTACGACCTCGCGGAGGAACACGTCGCGTTCGTCACCGGCAGCGGGAAGGACACGAGGAAGGTCGAATCGATCGTCGAGGAGGCCGCAGAACGCAGAGGAGAGGCGGTCGTCGAGGGCTCCGGCGGCGCGTTCGAACCGGGCGAACGAACGGAGGAGTCAGAGGAGAGCGATGCGCCCGCGCGCGAGGGGGACGACGAGGGAGAGCGGTCGGAGCGAGAGACGGGAACCGAGGACGGAGCCGGCGATGGCGACGGCGACCCACCGGAACCCGCGAACGACCAGTCCGGGCTCTCGGACTTCGTTTAG